The Flavobacteriales bacterium genome contains the following window.
CAACCTCGGCCTCGGGCTGAAGATCAAGAGCGTTGCCATCGACTACGCGCTCACCAACATCGGCACCGTAGGCAATGCGCTCATCAGCAACGTGTTCTCGTTGCGGTTCGACATCAACAAGAAGACCTCGTCATGAGAAGACCCGTACTGCTGGCGGTCCTGTTGTTCATCGTTGGTGTTGCCAAGGCCCAGCCCTATGGCAACGAATGGATCGACTTTGGCAAGCAGTACTGGAAGGTGGGCGTTGTGGTGCCGGGGTTCGGTCTTGAGTCCATTTTCCGCATTGACAGCACCGCGCTGGCACAGAGCGGCTTCCCCGTTGGGGAGGACCCGCACCGCTTCCAGCTCTGGGGCCGCGGCCAGGAGTGGCCCATTTTCATCCAAGGTGAGGCGGACAGTGTCTTCAACATTGGCGACTTCATCGAGTTCTACACCGAGGACAACAACGGCTGGAACGAGGCGGAGCACTGGGAGAACCCGGCTTACCAGAACGGGACGTCAATGAGCCTTTATGAGGATTCGATCTTCTACTTCCTCACGCTTGCCGACCCGGGCCAATCTCCATTGCGCATCCATAGCTACCAGAACACCGACTTCGGCGGGTTGGCCTTGCGCACATGGGCGTTCGGCGAAAGCGTTGTGATGAACACGAACGGCTATGTGAAAGGCGAACGCGACGGGTGGTCCGGTGCAAGCACCGGTTTCATGGGCAGCGGCGAAGGCTGGCTCTACAGCCATATCAACGACGTGTCGAACAATACCGCCGCCGCGTTCGACATGAACTTCCCGGCCCCGGGTTGGAACTACTACAACGGACCGGGAGCACCTGACGCTCAGCTCACCACCAAGGTGTTCGGCGGGTCGGAGAACTGTTCATTCTACCCCACGCACAACGTGCAGTTGCTGTTCGGGCCCACGGGCAGCCAAACCGTTGTGATGCACGATACGCTGGGTCCATGGGAAACACGGCCCGTCGATATCACCATCCCGAACGCGCTGCTGCAGCCCGGTTCCAAGGTCACCTTGAATTCGCTGGACGGCCTTAACCTGAACTGCGTCCCGCAGAACCCGACCTTCATAAGCACCATCACGGACGTGCGTCTGGAGTTCCCACGCACCATGGACATGCTGGGCTCAGGCTATTTCAAGCTCTGGTTCCCTGATGACTCCCAGGAGAACGACGCCAACGTGGCGTTCACCAACGTCGGTGGGAATCCGGTCTTTCACGTCATCAACACCGATTCGGTTTTCCGAGTGGTGCCCACCTGGAACGGGGCCGCATGGCAAGCGCGCTTCCCCGCGAACAGCGCAGGGGATCGATCGTTGGTGGTGAGCGTGCCCTTCCCGATAGGCATTACGGGCATCAAACCGGTTTCCGCAACGGGCTATTTCCCCGATCTCGTGGCGAACCAACTGGACAGCGCGTGCATCATTGTCACGCACAAGTCGTTGCTGGGTGCTGCACAGCAGTACGCAACGATGCGTGAGAGCAGTCCGCGCAACCCCATGCCCACCATGGTGGTGGATGTGGAGGACCTTTACCTGCAGTACGGTGGTGGCGTGCCGAAAAGCGCCATGGCCATCCGCAAATTCGCGAAGCACCTGCTGGATGCTTGGAGCACCGATCCCCAAGCGTTGTTCCTCATTGGTAAGAGCGTGGTGGGCCCCACCATCGGCACCGATGGCGGCAGCCGCAGGCCCAATCCACCCAGTGCCTACACGCGCAATCTGGTGCCCACCTTCGGCTATCCGCCCTGCGACGTTTGTTTCACCATGGGCCTCAATGGGGATCCGAAACAGATGGCCATTCCCGTGGGCCGCCTGAGTGCCGAGACCGAACAGGAAGTGTTGGACTACATGGGCAAGATGCAGGCGTTCGAGAGCGATGCGGAGCCCGAGGAATGGATGAAGAACATCCTCCATTTCCGGGGTGGCTTCACGCAAGCGGAATGGCAGCTGTTCGATTACTACCTCAGCTCGTGGGAGAACATCGTCGAAGACAGCCTGCTGTTCTCCGGTGAGGTGACCAACTTCAGGAAGAACACCGGTAACCTCTTCGACCAGGCATCGGCCGACAGTGTCCGCACCTTCATCGAGGACAAGGGCGTAACGATGATGACATTCCTTGCGCATGCCAGCGGGCAAGGCTTCGACATCAACATCGACCAGCCTGGAGGCTATCAATGGAAAGAGCACCCGCTCATCCTTGGTAACAGTTGCTACAGCGGCAACATCCACCTCAACTACCAAGGTGGGGCGGGCAGCGCAAGCGAGAATTATGTCATAGCGGGCGACGCTGGCGCCATCGGGTTCATTGCTTCGGTGGACATCGGCACCACGAATTACCTGGGCCCCTATACCAACTACTTCTACCGCAGCTTCTGCTATGCCAACTACGGCAAGAGCGTCGGGCAGCACATGAAGTACGCCATTTTCGAGCAGCTGAGCGATTTCACGAGCATCAGCAATACGCACAACACCCATACCATGACACTTCATGGCGATCCTGCCATGGCACTGCCCAGCTGGCCCAAGCCGGAGTTCACCATTGCCGATGCGGACATCCGCATCATCCCGGAACAGGTCACTGCAGAGCTCGATACGTTCGTGGTGCAAGCGGTGGTGGAGAACATCGGCCGCGGATATGGCGAGCCCGTGGTGGTGCGCATGGACCGCACGTTGCCCGGCGGCGGCCTGGAGAGCTACCAGGTGCAGTTGGACAGCCTGCTGCTGCGCGATACCGTGGAGTTCAAGGTGCCGTTGTTGGACGACCAATTGGGCTCCAACACCTTCACGGTGATGATCGATCTGCAGCCCGATGAAATCCCCGAGCAGTGGCAAGAGGATCTCAACAACATGGCGTTTGCCACCACCAACATCATCAGCGCCGAACTGCTGCCCATCTGGCCTTACAACTTCGCCATCACCCCGGATGCCTCGCCTGTGCTGAAGGCCAGCACCAGCGACCCCTTCGCGCCGAGCGCTGCCTACGTCTTCCGGATCGACACTACCGACCTGTTCAACAGTCCGGTGATGGAGCAGGGTACCGTGACCGCCCCAGGCGGTGTGATCACTTGGCAGCCGCCCTCCATCTTCAACCTGAACAACAGCATCGATAGCCTCGTGTTTTTCTGGCGCTGCAGCCCTGATAGTGTGGACGCCACGGGCTACAAATGGCGTGAGAGCAGCTTCCAGCACATCCCCAATCGCGAGGGCTGGGGCCAGGCGCACTACTTCCAGTTCAAGAACGACAACTATAACAACGTGGTTTATGACCGCCCGAACCGCGAGTTCGACTTCTTCACCGGCAACCACGAGCTCAGGGTGAACGTGCTGGGGAACAGTGTGGGTGCGGGTAATGCGGTGAACGAGTGGTATATCGATCTGGAGGTACAGGAAGGTGGAGGATGTCAGAACGGACCCGCTTTCGTGGTTGGGGTCGTTGACCCAGGAACGTTCACAGCGTGGCGATCAGGACCGCGTGTCGGCCCGGGTTATTATGGGAACTTCAATTGGGTAAACAGCCCGACGCATTTTGGATGTCGACCGAGGTCTGAGAAGTACTTCATGTTCAAGCAGAACCTAGCACCGTCCTTGGACAGTCTGAGAGCGATGCTGGAGGACAGCATTCCGGTCGGCCACTATTTCGTGCTCTACACTTGGAAGAATTTGAACCGTAGTGCAACGGATGTTGGACTTGGTGCCGGATTCTACGACTACATGGTCTCCCTTGGTGCCGACAGTATCCGTAGTTGTCCGGACTTCGTTCCATACCTCTTCATCACCCGCAAAGGCTATCCTGGTGCCACTGAGGTCTGGGGCCAGACTTCCACCGACTTCATTTCCGGCACTTTCTTCTGCACCGTGGAAGGCAACCAAGGCCTGATGACCGGCCCGCCCACCATGCAGTTCACCGAGTACGAGGCGTTCTACTGGGACGAGAAACCGCTCAACGTGAACGACACCACCACCATGAAGCTGTGGAAGCGGGATGCCAGCGGGGCAGAGACGCTGGTGCAAGACCTCGCATCGCCCTTGGATTCATTGAACGGCCTCGATTCCATCGTGGACGCCGAGCAGTACCCCGAACTCCGCGTCGGCGCTTTCCTCACCGACTACCAATGGCCCGATGCAGTGCCAGCACAGATGAAGCGTTGGCAGATCATCGGCGAACCTGCTCCGGAGTGCGCCATCGACCCGCCGCTGGGCTATTTCGTGAACGTGGACAGCCTCTACGAAGGCCAGAACGGGCGTGTCGCGGTCGCTGTGCACAACATCAGCAACTACGCCATGGACAGCCTCTTGCTGGCCGCGTGGATCGTCGACGAGGCCAACAACCGCCGAGGCATCCACTACAAGCGCAATCCTCCACTGCCCGTGGGCGGCGTCATCATGGACACCATTTCCGTGAGCACAGAAGACCTGGGCGGCGGCAACTTCCTATTCATCGAGGCCAACCCCGTGGACAGCGCGACAGGTGTCTATGACCAGCCGGAACAGTACCACTTCAACAACTACGCCTCGTTGCGCTTCACCATCCAGGAAGACCTGGAGAACCCACTGTTGGACGTCACCTTCGATGGTGTGCACATCCTTGATGGCGACATCGTAAGCGCCAAGCCGGAGATCCAAATGACCCTCGACGATGAGAACACCACGCTCATCATGGACAGTCCCGCGGACACGGCCCTTTTCAAGGTGTTCCTCGCAGACCCCTCCGGAACGCTCAAGCGCATTTACTTCGTTGAAGGCGGCCAGGAGGTGATGCAGTTCGTACCGGCCGAGAACGGAAAGAACATTGCCAAGATCCTTTACCGACCCGCGCTCATCGCGGACGGCAAGTACTCACTGCAAGTTCAAGCGTCCGACGTCAGCGGCAATGCAAGCGGTGACAACACCTACAAGATCAGCTTCGAGGTGATGAACAAGCCGAGCATCACCAGCGTGCTCAACTACCCGAATCCGTTCACCACCAGTACGCGCTTCGTGTTCACCGTCACCGGTAGCGAGCCACCAACGCAGATGCGCATCCAGATCATGACCGTGAGCGGCCGCGTGGTGCGCACGGTAGATGCCGCTGAACTGGGCCCTATGCACGTGGGCCGCAACATCACCGAGTTCGCATGGGACGGCACCGACGAGTTCGGCGACCGCCTTGCGCGCGGCGTATACCTATATCGCGTGGATGCCCGCCTCAACGGACAGGACATCGAGCACCGCGATAGCGGCGCGGACCCATGGATCGAGAAGGGCATGGGCAAGATGTATTTGCTGCGGTAGTCCGGGGGCTACTTTCACCGCGCATGAAGCTGTTGGACCGGCGCGGTGGCCGCTATGCTTTCTCAGTTCTCTCGGGCCTGCTGCTGGCCGGTGCTTGGCCATGCATCGGCGACCTCACCCCACTGATCTTCATCGCCTGGGTGCCGCTCCTGGTGCTTCAGGAACACCTGCTCGAACGAGGTGCGCCGCCACGGACCGTCTATCCGCACATCCTGTTGGCCATGGCCGTCTGGAACCTCTGCACCACGTGGTGGTTGTGGTGCGTGAGCGAGCCGCTCGGCACGAAGGCCTTCACGCTCATCGGCCCCAATCTGGGCAACGTGCTGTTGATGTCCGTTCCGCTGGTGCTGGCGCGGCTGGTGCGCCGGTGGACCGGTCGCGGCCTCGGTGCGGTGGCCTTCGTGGTCTTCTGGCTGGCCTTCGAGCATTTCCACATGGATTGGGACCTCACATGGCCATGGCTCACGCTGGGCAATGTGTTCGCCAACCGCGTGGAATGGGTGCAGTGGTACGAATGGACCGGTCACATGGGTGGGTCGCTCTGGGTGCTGGTGTGCAATGCGCTTGTGGCTGTGACGGTGTTGCGGTGGAAGTCGGAACGGAGGTGGCGCGTGGCGGCTGCCCCGTTGGCGTGGGTGATGGTGCCGCTCCTCGGCTCAACTTGGTACGATCTGAACATCACCAATTGCGCTTGGGGTGATCGGAGGATGGAGGTCGTAATCGTGCAGCCCAATATCGACCCGTACAACGGCAAGTTCGCGCTGGACCCACTGGTGCAACTGGAGGGCATGCTGGCCCAGGCCGAAAGCCGGATGACCGACAGTACAAGGCTCGTAGTGCTACCGGAGACCGCCTTGCAAGAGGACTATGGTGCGCACATGGAGAACGGCCGTGTGGTGCTCGATGGGTTATGGGAAAACGACATCAATACTTCGCGTAGCGTATGGATGATCGAACGCTGGTTACAGAAGCATCCCAAGGTGCAGGTGCTAGCGGGCATGTCGGCGGGTCGCTTCTACCCTGCCGGTGAACCAGCGCCGATCACTTCGCGACCGTTCGGGCCCAACGGCGAGCACTACGATGCCTACAATGCTGCCGTGCTGATCGACACTTCCGGGGCCACACACCTGTACAACAAGAGCAAGCTGGTTCCCTTTGTGGAACTGATGCCCTTCGAGGAGGTGACCGGCTCCTTGGATGCCCTGGCGCTCGACCTGGGCGGAACCACGGGAAGCTTGGGCACACAAGAAGAGCGTTCCGCGTTGCCAGTGGCCGATGCCAGTATTGCACCGATCATCTGCTACGAAAGCGTCTATGGCGATTACGTGACGGGCTACCTAACCAACGGTGCCGACCTGCTCGTGATCATGACCAACGATGGATGGTGGGATGAGACCCCTGGCCACTTGCAGCATTTGGCGTATGGCCGCTTACGCGCCATCGAAACGCGCCGTAGCATCGTGCGGTGCGCGAACACGGGCATCAGCTGTTTCATCGATGCTTGCGGTCGGGTGGAGCAGCCCACGGCGTGGTGGGAGCCTGCTGTGATCGCGCAGCGTGTATCGCTCAATAGCGGGATGACCTTGTTCGCACGCACCGGTGATCTCATCGGGAAAGGTGCCTTTTGGGCCGCACCGCTCTTGTTCGCGGTGGCATTCTTGATGCGCCGTCGCAGTAGGATGGATTGAAAATGGAGAAGCCCCGACTCGTCGGGGCTTCTCCACAAGATCATTTGAAGGATCAGTTCAACACCACCTTCCTGCTGAACTGCTCGGTGGCATTATGCATGCGCACCATGTACACGCCGGTGGCGATGCTGTTCTTGGGGATCGTGAGGTAGGTGATGCCCTTGTTGATCTGCTGGTTGCGCAAGGTGGCCATGCCCTTGCTGTGCGCGTCCATCAGCGTCACATCGTACACGCCCTCCACGGTGCTGCTCACCATCAGGTTCACCTCGGTGCCATTGTCCCAAACGTTCACCAGTTCAGTGCCATCAACAACATCGCAACCTGCGCTCACCAAATTGGTGTAGTTGGCCGCACCATCGTTGTCCACCTGCTTCAGGCGGTAGTAGGCGGTCGTGCTGCTCAGGTCGCTGTCCACGAAGCTGTACTGCACCGTCTCCTGGCTATTGCCACTTCCGTTCACCACGCCGATCATGTTCCAAGCTACCCCGTCCGTGCTCTTTTCCACCTCGAAGTGGCTGTTGTTCGTCTCACTGGCCGTGCTCCACTTCAGCTCCACGCGGCTGTCCACGCAGGTGCCATCGAAGGAGGTGAGTTCGACAGGGAGGGGATTGTTGAGGTCGGACAGGGTCCATGAACGGAAAAACTGGGCCGAAGGCACGTTGGCAACTACTGTGCTCGTAGCGACAAGATTCGTATAAGCACTGGTAGGCAGATAATCCGCCCAGTGGTTGTTGGTGTTATTGAACCGTTGGGCCGCCAAAGTGGTGGCCGCAGTAATCGTATTGCCCGGCGTGATCTCGGCAGTTACGTTGGTGAACGTAATGTCCGCGCTAGGATTGGTAGTGTACGCAAAGCCAGCTGCCTTGGTATCCAAGATCCAGAAGCGATCAACTGCCAGAGGAGAACCTGAGTTGAATGATGTGTTCGTCATGTTATCCGAAACGTGAGTAACATCACTTGGCCGGTACTGGAAGTTGTCCCATTGCGCGACTGTCGCACCATAGTTGTACGTAGCAAAGACCGTAGATCCCGCGCCAGCGCCCGCTCCAGTGATCGCATAGGTCAGCCGGATATTGGTATTACCAACCGGCGAGTTGAAAGGGACGAAGTAGGAGCCAACAGCGGTCCCAGTTGCCCAGCGGATCCTGTTGTACTCACTCTCCGAACGAATACCCGCCGACGTTGCCAGGTTCGGCAGGTTGGGGATCCCCACAGGACTGTTATGGTCGATTACCAACCACGTCTGATTGCCCGGACCAGGAGCATTCACCCCGCCGTTGTTGTTCATCACCATGTAGATGCTACCGGCTGTGTTATCGAACACGATGCGGGCTTGACCGAAGGTGCTCAGCACGGTGGCGAGTGCTGTGGAGGTGAGTAGTGTTCTCATCATGGCAACGTCAAATGTAGTCCGCACGGAACCCCGTGCAAGACTGTTCTGAAACCTTTTTTGTCAAGTCACCGTCGCTCCCTATGGCCGGGCACATGTTCGAGGGGGAACACCCATGGCCAATGCTAAGGCCTCGTGCGATGGAGCGCATGCGGGGGAGGGATGGGGCCGGTGCCAAAGCGCTTAGGTGACGTTGGTTAGACGGGGGGGCGGAAAGGAGGTTGCCCCGTGGGGATATCTTGCCCCTGCCATGCTTGCGAAAGTCGAGGCCATTGTTTCCGGAACGCCCAACTGGCGTGCATTGCGGAGGTTTTCAACCGCCCAAGCGGTCCGCCTGCGGAACGGGGGCGGATGGTTGATGGGGTTGGGCGCAGCCCGGGTTGTGGAGCACGGCGCCCCCGGCGCAGCTTTCCACGCGCTGGGCAGATTTTGCGCCGGAGCGGCAGGGCCGGTCTTTTTCCAAGTGGCCTACGGTGCGGGGGAAGAGGTGGTGCAGGGGCTCCGTTTGAAGCCGCCTGCACAGCCGGGGCCTTGCATGCTGGCCTTTGCGCCCCGCTTCATTGTACGCTGGGCCGGTGATCTGTGTGCCGTCGAACACGAAGCCAACGACCGTTTTCAAGCCGAAGAACTGTTGAAGGCCCTCACCGAAGGGGCCGAAGTGTCGGCGCCCACAAGCACCGAGTGGTCCGTTCCTGACCGCGCCACCTACCTCTCCGGGGTGGGGGAACTGATGGAGCACATCCAGCGTGGCGACATCTACGAGGTGAACTACTGCACAGAGCGGAACGCCGTGGACCCGGCCTTCGACCCCTACGATGCTTTCCACAGGCTCGATGCGCGTTTGCAAGCGGCGCATGCGGCATTTGCGAAGCACGATGGGCGCTATGCCCTGTGCCAAAGCCCGGAGCTATTCCTGGATGTTACGGGCCGCAGGGTCCGTGGTGAACCCATGAAGGGGACGCGGCCACGTCAGGATGATCCGATCGTGGACGCTCAGCTGGCCCGCGAGCTTGCCGCCGATCCGAAGGAGCGCAGCGAGAACATCATGGCGGTGGATGTGCTGCGCCACGACCTTAGCCAAGTGAGCATGCCGGGCTCTGTGCAGGTTCCGGACCTTTGCCGGGTGCGCACCATACCTGCGGTCCACCAAATGATCAGCATTGTTGCGGCCGACCTGCTGCCCGGAAAAGACGCGATGGATGCCATGAGGGTTTGCTTCCCCCCGGCAAGCATGACGGGCGCCCCGAAACGCCGGGCCATGGAACTGATCGATGCCCATGAGGAGCGCGGGCGTGGTCTTTACTCGGGCACTATCGGTGTAGTGGATCCGGACGGTAGCGCGCACATGAACGTGGTTATCCGGACGATCCTGTTCGACGCATCCACGGGTCGGCTGTCGCTGAGCACGGGCAGTGCGCTCACGGCCACCTGCGACCCGCTGAAGGAATGGGACGAGTGCGAGGTAAAGGCCCGCTCGGTAATTGATGCGCTGCACCATGGAGGCTGAGGTATTGCGCTACATGCGTCTGCACGGCATGCCGATGCCGCCGGCCGCCATTTGGGTGGCTGTGAGCGGAGGCGCGGACAGCATGGTGCTGCTGCAGGTGCTGGAACGGCTGGGTTTTGTCTGCCGTGCGGCCCATGCCGACCATGGTTTGCGCGGTGCAGAGAGCGAGGCGGATCGTGCGTTCGTTGTTGACCAATGCGGTCGGATGGGCATCGGGGTGGAGACCACGACGCTCGATGTTGTCGCACACGTCAAGGCCGGGAACTTTTCCGTTGAAATGGCCGCTCGTGAGCTGCGCTACGCTTGGTTCAGGACGTTGCTGGCGGGCGGACCCGGCCAAATGGCTTTGGGCCACCATGCCGACGATGCCGTGGAAACCCTTCTCCTGAACTTGATGCGCGGGCCCGGCTTCAAAGGATGGGAGGGCATTGCGCCAGTGGCCGGTCCGTTCTTCCGCCCGTTGATGGCCGTGGATCGCACGGCTGTTCGGGCCTACGCCGCTGAACACCATGTGCCTTACCGCGAAGACAGCAGCAATACCGACCCTGCTTTCCTGCGCAACCGCGTGCGGCACGAACTCATCCCGCTCATGGAGCAGTTGCGCGCGGGCAGCACAAAAGTGATGGCGCGCAGCCTGCCGGACCTGGCGGAACTGGTGGCGCTAGGTGAAGCCGAGCTGGAAGCCGAGCTGCAACATCTGCCGGTCATTGCCAGTGATGACGTGGTGTTGTCCAAGGACCGCATCCTGCGTTCGCGTGTGCCGCGTGCTCTGTTGCTGCGCCTGCTTGCGCCGCATGGCTTCCATCCTTCGGTCATCGACCAGCTGCATCTGGCCCTTCTGGAAGGCTCTGTCGGCGCGCGTTTCTACGGGACCGCCTACCGGATCACCGTTGAGCGGGATACGATCGTACTGGAGTGCCAGCCTGCTGCGCCCGCTCCAATGGGCAGCATTGCTGCGGACCTTTCCACCGATGCGCCGCTCGGCCTCTCCATGCGTTATTGCAACCCACAGGATGAAGGGGTTCTGCGTACCCCTACCGTTGCCCGGCTCGATGCCGACAACGTGCACTTCCCCTTGCTCGTGCGCCCTTGGCGGCCCGGCGACCGCATGCGCCCGATGGGGCTTGGGGGCAGCAAGCTCATCAGCGACATCCTCACCGACGCCAAGGTTCCCAACACCGAGCGGGCTCGGCAGCGTGTGGTCGTTTCAGGGAACGAGATCGTTTGGTTGGTCGGCCACCGCGTCGCGGAAGGGCACGGTACAAGGGAGTCCACCCAGCGGGTGTTGGAGCTGTCGGTGGTGTAGGCGTGGATCGGTTGCCCCATTACCTTACAACCCCAACCGTAGAGCCAATGATCTCCAATCATGCCGTTGCGATCCCCAAGGAACGTGTGGCCGACCTGGTGTTCCCGCGCGAACCCGTGCAGTTGAGCGACGAGCACCGTCAGCGCTTGGACAGCAAGATCCAGCGTGCCCTGCAACTCGGCAATGCTGAGCACGGCAAGTGCCGCATCCTCTTCAAGGACGCTGAGGGCTTGAAGGTGGTGGAGACAACGGTGTGGTCGTTCGACAAGGACAACATCGTGCTCAAGTACGGCCTTACGATACCGGTGTCGCGCGTGCTTGATATCGAAATGCCCTAGTGGCGTTAAGCGCTGTTAAGCCCTTGTCTGTCGCGGTTGGATGGGATCCCACTGAGGCAGGCCCGGAAGTGAAAGGCTGGCGATCGTCGCCGTCTATTTTCGCCGCCATCATGCTTCGCCCCGCCCTAACGTTGTTGGCCTTTGGAACGCTGGTCGTTTCCACTGCGGCCCAAGGACCCGCGCAGAAAGTGCCGGTGGCATGGAGCACAACCGTGGAGACTTCCGGCAAGGAGGTGCTGTTGAAGGCCACGGCCCGCATCGATGAGGGCTGGCATGTTTACGCCCTTACCCTTCCCAGCGACCAAGGCCCACTTCCCACGGTGCTCACGTTCGAGCCGAGCAAGGCGTATGCGCTGGTGGGTGGTGTTGCGGAGCCGAAGCCTGAGGAAGTCGAAGACCCCAACTTCATGATGCTCGTGAGGCACCACTCCCACGATCCGGTGTTCGTGCAGAAAGTGGCGCGAACAGGGAGCGAAGCGTTCGAAGTGAAAGCGACGGTGGAGTACATGGCCTGCAACAACAGCATGTGCCTGCCACCGGTGCAAGTGCCCCTCGTGTTCCACGTTGAAGCCGCAGTGAAGTGATGAAGAAGTTCCTGGGTCTTGCCGTTGCGGTCGTTGTTGTGCTCGTCTGTGTTTGGGCAGGCTGTGGAAAGCAGGCTGCGGGGCCGACCAGCTGTGATCCGATCAAGTTGGACCCCGCCATGGACAAAGTGGCTTGGTGCGTGCGTGCCGAGAACACAGGCGGAACAGCGTACGACATCGTTTTCCATGCGGCCATCGATGAAGGATGGTCCGTGTACTCCGTTGAGAACTTCGGTGATGCCGGCCCGTTGCCCAGCCGGTTCGAATTCGATACGCTGGGCCATGTGGTGATCAAGCCAGGGGTAGTGGAGAAAAGCGAACACACCGTGCAAGGGCACGATGCCGTGTTCGACATGGAGGTGAAGAAGTTCAAGCACGATGTGGATTTCGTGCGGCACTTCGAGACCAGCGGCGGCGAGTTCCCCGTTACCGGCCAGTTCGAGTACATGACCTGCAACAACGAGATGTGCCTGCCGCCGGCCCTCGTGTTCTGGCGTGTAGTGCCGGACAGTGGCACGTTCCAGCTCAGCCCGGTGCCTTTCGACTTGTCGGGCATTCCGGTGAAGACCTGCGCCGACGGCACCTACAAGATGAAGTCGGTGGACCTGGAGAGGCCAGTTGTGTCGGGCCCGTCCAAGGACAACCCTGCCGGCTTGTTGGCGATTTTCCTTCTCGGCTTTGCCGGTGGGCTTGTAGCGCTGATAACGCCATGTGTCTTCCCAATGGTGCCCCTCACGGTGAGCTTTTTCACAAAAGGAAGCGAGGATAAGCGAAAGGGTTTGATGAACGCCATCCTCTATGGCACGTTCATCTTTGTCATCTATGCCGCCTTCAGCATTCCGTTCCATTTGATCGGTTCCGTGAATCCGCAGATCTTCAACGAGATCAGCACGAACCCCTGGCTGAACATCTTCTTCTTCGTCATCTTCATCGTGTTCGCCATCTCGTTCCTAGGCTACTTCGAGATCACGCTGCCCAGTAGTTGGGTGAACAAGATGGACAGCAATGCCAGCAAGTTCGGTGGCAGCTTGGGCATCTTCTTTATGGCTCTGACGCTAGTCCTAGTCTCATTCTCTTGCACAGGCATGATTCTCGGTTCATTGTTGGCTGGAGCGCTCACCAGCGATGGTGGCCCAATGCAACTGACAATGGGACTTTCGGGTTTCGGTCTGGCTTTGGCGTTGCCTTTCGTACTCTTCGCTCTATTCCCCGGTTGGCTCAACAATCTTCCGCGCAGTGGTGGTTGGCTCGATACGGTGAAGAAGGTGCTCGGCTTCGTGGAACTGGCCTTGGCGGTGAAGTTCCTCAGCAACGCCGACCTGGTGATGAACTGGGGCCTGCTGAAGCGTGAGGTGTTCATCGGTCTGTGGATCATCATCGGTATTGCGCTCGTGCTGTATTTGATCGGGCGCCTGCGCTTGCCGCACGATGTGAAAGGAGCGCCGATCAGCAAAGGGCGTTGGACCACGGCGGTGCTCGTGTTTTCTTTCGTGGTGTACCTGGTTCCTGGTCTTACCAATGCTCCGTGGCGTAACCTCAAATTGCTGAGCGGCTTCCCACCACCGCTGTTCTACAGCCTTTACGAGCAAAAG
Protein-coding sequences here:
- the lnt gene encoding apolipoprotein N-acyltransferase, which gives rise to MKLLDRRGGRYAFSVLSGLLLAGAWPCIGDLTPLIFIAWVPLLVLQEHLLERGAPPRTVYPHILLAMAVWNLCTTWWLWCVSEPLGTKAFTLIGPNLGNVLLMSVPLVLARLVRRWTGRGLGAVAFVVFWLAFEHFHMDWDLTWPWLTLGNVFANRVEWVQWYEWTGHMGGSLWVLVCNALVAVTVLRWKSERRWRVAAAPLAWVMVPLLGSTWYDLNITNCAWGDRRMEVVIVQPNIDPYNGKFALDPLVQLEGMLAQAESRMTDSTRLVVLPETALQEDYGAHMENGRVVLDGLWENDINTSRSVWMIERWLQKHPKVQVLAGMSAGRFYPAGEPAPITSRPFGPNGEHYDAYNAAVLIDTSGATHLYNKSKLVPFVELMPFEEVTGSLDALALDLGGTTGSLGTQEERSALPVADASIAPIICYESVYGDYVTGYLTNGADLLVIMTNDGWWDETPGHLQHLAYGRLRAIETRRSIVRCANTGISCFIDACGRVEQPTAWWEPAVIAQRVSLNSGMTLFARTGDLIGKGAFWAAPLLFAVAFLMRRRSRMD
- the tilS gene encoding tRNA lysidine(34) synthetase TilS, which translates into the protein MRCTMEAEVLRYMRLHGMPMPPAAIWVAVSGGADSMVLLQVLERLGFVCRAAHADHGLRGAESEADRAFVVDQCGRMGIGVETTTLDVVAHVKAGNFSVEMAARELRYAWFRTLLAGGPGQMALGHHADDAVETLLLNLMRGPGFKGWEGIAPVAGPFFRPLMAVDRTAVRAYAAEHHVPYREDSSNTDPAFLRNRVRHELIPLMEQLRAGSTKVMARSLPDLAELVALGEAELEAELQHLPVIASDDVVLSKDRILRSRVPRALLLRLLAPHGFHPSVIDQLHLALLEGSVGARFYGTAYRITVERDTIVLECQPAAPAPMGSIAADLSTDAPLGLSMRYCNPQDEGVLRTPTVARLDADNVHFPLLVRPWRPGDRMRPMGLGGSKLISDILTDAKVPNTERARQRVVVSGNEIVWLVGHRVAEGHGTRESTQRVLELSVV
- a CDS encoding sugar transporter: MLRPALTLLAFGTLVVSTAAQGPAQKVPVAWSTTVETSGKEVLLKATARIDEGWHVYALTLPSDQGPLPTVLTFEPSKAYALVGGVAEPKPEEVEDPNFMMLVRHHSHDPVFVQKVARTGSEAFEVKATVEYMACNNSMCLPPVQVPLVFHVEAAVK
- a CDS encoding anthranilate synthase component I family protein, producing the protein MLAKVEAIVSGTPNWRALRRFSTAQAVRLRNGGGWLMGLGAARVVEHGAPGAAFHALGRFCAGAAGPVFFQVAYGAGEEVVQGLRLKPPAQPGPCMLAFAPRFIVRWAGDLCAVEHEANDRFQAEELLKALTEGAEVSAPTSTEWSVPDRATYLSGVGELMEHIQRGDIYEVNYCTERNAVDPAFDPYDAFHRLDARLQAAHAAFAKHDGRYALCQSPELFLDVTGRRVRGEPMKGTRPRQDDPIVDAQLARELAADPKERSENIMAVDVLRHDLSQVSMPGSVQVPDLCRVRTIPAVHQMISIVAADLLPGKDAMDAMRVCFPPASMTGAPKRRAMELIDAHEERGRGLYSGTIGVVDPDGSAHMNVVIRTILFDASTGRLSLSTGSALTATCDPLKEWDECEVKARSVIDALHHGG